The window AGAGTATTTGTCACACCTTACTGGGAAGTCTACAGTGCCTTGTGCCCACGAGGTGGAAATACTAACACAGTCCCTGAGACTCAATGAAATAAACTGATGGGAATAGGAAGACCAGACCTGGGAGCACATACTGTAAGCTTGTGGGGAACCACCTGCCCCCGCCCAGTTTCTCAAAGTGTACATATGGTTTGGGTAGTGTCCCAAATAAAGCGACAGAGGTAGCGCCCTGATATCACCCAGGAGATTCAGGAAACTCTTGCAATAGTTGGAAATAGCAGaaggggggtggagggaagaagTAGCTTCCACAACCTGAGAAggggagaaacagagaagagttAAAGAGAAGTCAATGGGTATTTAAACACAGGAAGTGAGGCAGAGTAGACACagacaggggaaagaaaatgaaattgaagAAATCGGGGTCAGAAAGCTAGCAagacaaatggaaagaaaagctagGAACCCTCttggaaaaatgcaaacaaacatcCCAGAAGTGAAGCAATATTCTTTCGGCCTAGAAGACTCCATAGTTCTGAAATTGCTGCTTGGCTTATCCTCTGCTTGaaagaaataacagcaaaattcctttcctcccccaaaGGTGAGCAATCAATTCCATTAACCCTTCAGAACCCTGCCTGGATGACAATGCCTTAGTACCTCACAAGTTTGACCTAAATTAGCCCTGTAGTGAGAAAAGTGATCGAGCAGGGAGAGACAGGACATGAGGAGCACTTGTAGCAAAGGTctctaattaaatatttcaccAAACCACAGAAACATGTCTCTGACTTAAGAGTTAAGAAGGGATCCCTGGAACATTCTACCTCAGCTTAGATCTTGTTACCTAAGCAGAACAAGGGATGTGTTcaacaaaaatatcttccttgGGGCCACACACAagttgaaagaagaaaaggcacaCCTCAGACCATTTGCAGCTACACTATTCTATGTTTCCTTCTACTCCTTTCTCAGCTCAACCCAGGCTTGACCATTATTTTCACAGCTTACAAAAACTATATATTTGGATTCTTAGAATAGGACAGATTACACACTGAATTGTATGTCAGGTCTAGGGATAAATAATCATGTTCTGTCAAATGTAGAGTTTAACCAACAAGGCCATTGAAACCTGTGATTGTGTACCTACAATGTCACAAAAGTGGGAATGAGCCCAAAACACGATGCAGAGCTCAGCCAAAACCTCTCAGGAATCACTGTTTGCCCAGAGACTGCACAATTTAGTAGGAGGCAATAAAAAGTATGCACAACttagaaaaatactgcaagACTGAACTGCTATAACCCTTTGTTTACAAATAAGGCTCCTGAAAATAACAGTTTCCATTCTTAGCTTTAGTTCTATGAATGACGGCATAGTGAAGTCCACAGAGCTGTTCCTGTGGTGAGGAAAGGATGTGGCTAAGCATATCAGTACTGGGGCCTAAGCCAACGTGGGAATGGCCCAAGACAAGGTGTGTTGTATAAAAACGATGACACAAACCAGCCACTCCTGTCCACTGAACACTTGAGTGATGTCATTGCTGGGCTTCTTGATAGTctaataaaagacatttttggcAACCGCTTGAACCACACGCTCATTTTGGTAAAGACTTTAAGAAAGAGCTATAAAACGATCAACAAGTTCCCAAGGAAATACAGCAGAGGAGCACAACCGCCCTCGGAAAGAAGGCCCCCCGAGCAGAGTGCTCCCCAGCTCGCCAGCGATGCCGACGCCTGCCTGCACAGCACGCAGCACGTCACGGCCCGGTGGCAAGTCTCCCGTTAACCCGCCTCCAGCGGGAGACACCGCCCGCCGGAGCCGCGCTGCCCGTCCTCGCCCCTGGGGGACCGGCACCggccccctccccatcccccgccccggggccgggtACCAGCGGCCGCGGCGCTGCCGGCACCCAGGGGCGGTGCGGGGGATCCCCGCGGCGGTGCCGGGGGCCGCGCACCTGGTGAAGGCGAAGGCCATGAGGCTGAGGATGGTGAAGCTGAGGAGGGTGATGGTGTGCGGCCGGTAGAAGAACTCCAGAGTGATGTCCTCCACCTGCTGCTCGTTGATCATGCGGAAGTGCAGGCGGTAGTTCACGTCGTCCTTGCTCAGGGTCCGGCTCCCCACGCACGACGCCATCTCGCCCCCTTCCCCTCGCCTCAGCGCAGCTCTGGTTctcccggggcggggcggggcggggcggggcggcccgaAGCGAAGCGAAGCGaaccggcccggcccggccgcccgcgCCGCCTCTCGCTGAGGCGACGCCGCTAAGGGAGAAGCGCCGCGCCCGCCTCGCCGAGGGGCGGAGCTCCCCCTGCCGCTCCCGCGGCGCCCCGCGCCCACGCGGTGAGGGAGGAAGGAACGAACGACTCGAGGCGGGGGGGGAGGCGGAGCCACACCGCCCCCTTCCAGCAAGAGgtaagaaggatttttttccgCCTGccccccctctcccttctcccgAGTGGTCTCGCCCGagttgggggcggggggggggggaatacGCACGTGGGCTGGGCCGCGCGCAGGAGCGGCGTGAGGGGCAGGTGAGGGGTTGGTGGGTCCCGAGGgcccccggggctgcctgcCGGGATCGGGGCTGCCCGCCGGGGCGGCCACTCTCGCCCTCCCGCGGGCCGGGCTCGCTGCGTACGGAGCAGCACGCCCTCACGCAAGCGGGACGCAGAGGCCGCCCGGCCTAGGGCGGCCTGCAAGGGGCGGCGAGCGCGGCCCGCTTCCCCCCGCCCTGTGGCGGGGTGTGAGGTGACGGCTTTTCGGGGAGGGTCCCGTCCCTCGGGGAGGGCTCAGGTCCCGGCTTGAGCTTCCCCTGTGCTCCCAAGGGAACGGCTGTCGTACCGCGCAGCGGGCTGTGGCGTTCAGAGCCGGCCTCTCTCCTCAGCTGTGCCTCCTCCGTTTGTCACGCGGTTAAAGCCTGGAAGCAGCTGCCTAACGCTTTGTAGCAAGTAATTCCTGCTTTAATGCTCAAGGAGTTAACGCTCACGCTCCCGGCCCTGCGGGCGGGGTGAGGCAGCGCCCGGGTTATTCCTCGGCCCTTCTTCTCCCGGCAGGATGCTGCGCTGAGCTGGAAGATGGCCTTGTGGGCCCGGCAGGTCTCCCGCTggtgctgcctgctgcaggcgGCCCGCGCTGCCGAGCTTCCTCGGGGGCTGAGGGGCCGCAGCAGCACCGCGCAGGCACGTCGTGGGTTCGCCCCTCTGGCTCTGCCGCCCTCTAGAAATGAAGTTCTTCCGTGGAGATTGCAGGCCTACAGGCACGTACCTGTAGGAAGCTATTCTCCACGTGACAGTGCCAAGGATGGATCCTTTTCATCTCCCGAATGTAACTTGCCTTCACTGGTAAAACAGGaacaagcaaaagcagaaacattacCTGACCTGAGTGCAAAAACACTGTATGAAGGTAAGAGGCCTTAGGGATACTATTTCTCCCAAATCTCCATGCTTTCAGTATTACCCTTGGTTCTCCTTTTTTGGCCTGTttatctaaaatatttatttgaagttCCTGACTTTCGCTTGTTTTTAGCCCAATAGCTGATACAGAATTCCTGTGGTCACTCTAGCATATAAAGAATACATTTAAGCGGAGATAAAAGATACAATGTTTTGGGTAGAAATGTTGGTCTGGAGCTACTGTCTGAagggcttttcttttctcaactacctgcagcagctgagccTTTCCCTCATAATTGTGCTGATACAAAAtggagggttttgtttgttgggttttggtgggtttttttttagcagggcgggggaggccatCCCTGAAGCAGCTCGCACAACACATCTGTTCAAATGAGCAGGGATGAACAGGAGTCAGCAGAGTGTGAAGCTTACTTAAGCACTGCCCTGATGAGAAATGCTGGTCCAACTGTCTCCTGACAAAATGCGATAGATACAAGGTTGCCTTGGTGTTGTTGCCCTGAGAAATTGcctcatttttctctgcttttatatctgaggataaaaaaaataccaccctctgaaaataattttagtatGCTGAGGAAACTTGCTCTGGATTACTAAGCAGTCTTGTATGTTCAGATTCAGCTTTGAGCTCAGCCAACTTGGATCCTACAGAGCTTATTTTTGGGGTGGCTCAGAGCTGCAACTGAGATCTGTGTTTGTACAGCTGGTTCTGGAAACAGTGCTGCACCAGAACTAACAGGTCAGCCAGCTCGTATGTGTCTGCACCTGCGGTGCAGTTTATTTATGTGCCAGATTTTTATCTGCCAGCAGAGTTActgttgtgtatgtgtgtggagCTTTTTGCCTAGTTGGCAGTGTGTATAACGGAATAAACATAGTTGCTAACTTTTTGATGGTTtatttggtggtgtttttttttttcagtaacttgAGTTGTGTTATATCCACCTGATAGGAGGTTTAAAGAACTTAGAGTGGCAAAAAAAAGGGCATCTGCACTACCTAAATGGACCTTGGTGTACATTGGTTCGGTCCTCAGCAAgttgaaaggaaatatttgataTCCATATAGAATCCTAGAGAGTTCTTATTACTGTTTAAGGTGTAAATGttgctaaaaatgttttactatgcttttgtttctggGGCTTTGAGAAAAAGAAGTGGCAAGACCTTCAACAGCTATTGAGCTAGTCTATGCAACTCTTCCTGGAACATTAGGATCATTGTACTTATTTTGGAACTTGTCTTGGTAGTTCTGGTGtggctttgttttcttgacATGGAAGAGTGCTACCCCTAGGAAGTCACTCTGCAAAGGTATAGGACACAGAAAATCCCCATCTCCAAGAGTTTATAATTAGGGCTATTGATCGGTAATCAGTTTGATAATTGAGGTGGATGCTAGCAGTCAGCCTGCAAAACAGTAATCTTGATATAGCTGCTGTGAGCTCCTGTCAATGGAAAAATAGATCAgtttagagaaatattttttaaaaagacactgAGCTTTGTGACTTGGAACACTTAAGTGGAAACAAGCATGGTGATGTTCACTTGGAAACCTTAATGTGTAGGAAATGGAGCTTGATTTCTTTAGCTGTTAGAGGTGGTGTCAGTCAGCAGCCATTCTGTAATGGATAAGACATGATATCTTGGTTGGAGTTGGCTGTAAAATACCTTGAAAGTTAAAACAACTGCAGTTCAGGCATCAGATTCAGAAGAGGCACAAAGTAGCAGGCTTGTCAGGttatgaaaaattatctttgtaGTAGCCTTTGATCTGGATGTGATCAGGCATGAATGCATTTGTGAAGACATGAAAGAAGATTCTTTTTCAAGAAGGTGATGCGATTTGTTGCTTGCAGTGATCAAGGCAGCAGACTGAAGGCAGGCTTGCTGGGTGCTATGCTTAGATTTGGCCACATGAGTAAGAGCTGATGGGCAGTGACAAGGAGATGGAACCGAGACAAAAACTGGGAGTACAGTCtatgttttcaaataataataGATTGGCTGTTCATCTCGTGCACAGTGTTCTTGAAGTGGTTTTGAAGAGATCTGTATGGCATTTGGTGGGAGCAGCTTTGTCTTTCACAAAATGCATTTGGGTCTTCTGTATTTGTgacatctctttttctctctcatattatctatcctccctctctttttccttttctctctgttctcaGTGCCTTTAGAAACCTAAGACATTTATGACCGTActgctttccctgtattaataaattgttcttaattccataccagttatttggtgtcatttcaccttaatttactccaagggattcaCGAACTAATTGCAACCAGGTTGTAACAGCATCtgcactgccctggtgaggccacacctggagtacagtgtccagttctgggccccccagttaAAGACAAGCAACTACTGAAGAGAGTTTAGTGGAGGggtacaaagatgatcagaggactggagcatctctcttatgaggagaggctgagggagctgggtctgtttagtctggagaagagaagactgagggggcaacttatcaatacttacaaataccttaggggcgggtgtcaagggtatggggccagactcttctcagtggtgcccagcgacaggacaaggggcaacgggcgcaaactgaaacacgggaagttccatctgactatgaggaaaaacttctttagttTGAGGGtgtcagagcactggaacaggctgcccaaggaggttgtggagtctcgttctctggaagtattcaaaacctgcctggatgtgactctgtgcaacatgctctaggggaacctgctttggcagggggttggactagatgatctttcgaggtcccttccagccctaaccgttctgtgattctgtgtgattctgtgatttgtttctTAGACTGGGATGACATCCCACCTTCATCTGCTTTGGAGGAGATTTCTGAGGAAGAAGCTGTGCAGATCATTGCAGAACCACTTCTTCCCCTTCAGTCTTCCACGCTCAGAGATTATGTTGATCACTCGGAAACCCTGGCAAAACTTGTCCACCTAGGTATGTGTGATTTTGTTTATGTGGTTTGCCTGTATCTGGAGCTTTGGAGATTCTATGATATGTGTTTTGATCTTACTGGTCGCCTCGTAAACTTGAAAACAGGAACAGTGACCACTGGCTAAGGGCAGTAGAACATTATCCAgggtaaacagaaaaagagaggggaCTGCATGACCCACTAGCGATGCCGTGTTAGTTGAAGACAAGACTGGCTAGCTTTAGGCCCTTAGTACTGTGGATGCTAGAAGGAGGCATCTCCCACAGCTTCCGGAGGTGGAGAGCACTTTGTGTAACCTGACTGGTCTCTCTCCTTTTGAGCTGGTTAAGGATGCTTTAATTTGCTGCAAAAGAAATTGCAGCGCTCTGTCcttggaaggaaagaaggagagcGGTTGCCGTGCAGAACCTTAGAAGTGGGGCACAGTAAACTGGAGAGGCAAGGAGGAAGGAATGGAAAAGAACTTTAGTTCTCATCAAAAAGCACGTGGGACTGTGCAAGGATAGCTGAGTTCAAGGTTGCTGGCTGCCTTCTTGTTTCCCAAAAGTGCAAGAAACACTAGAAGGAGgttgcagaaataaatatttgagcGGGGGAGATCTGTCCCTGTGCAGTAACAAATTGCTATGTGTGAGCCAGTATCCAAAGGCACTTCACTGCCAGATTGTCCCCTTCCCTTGTATAATGGAGTTGGGAATTCCTTGCACACATAATTCTGTGCAACAAGAGTAGGTCTCTGCATGTGGCATGTGCTAGTGTACTTGATTTCTTACATGCAGGATTCACTGCAAATGTcttccttcaaaaaataaacttaGAAAAAGTGTCTAAAATGACTGCTTGTTTTATCTGGAATCTTTCCACAATATGCAAGGTGTTGTGAACTTGCCATGTTGTGCATTTGAAGTATGCTaaatcagtgcaaaaaaaaGTAGTCCTATAAATTTCAACATGTCTTCCTGAAACGTTTATAGGAAGTAGGGTCTGTGCTTAATTAAAACAATAtctaattttctttgttgtaGGAGTTGACTTATCCCAAGTGGAGAAACGTCAAAAGGCAGGTCAACTCTTACTGACTTTGGACTTTGAAAAAGatataagaaaaatacttctgtttcttaAGGATGTCGGTGTAGAAGACAATCAGCTGGGACCATTCCTGACCAAAAATCCATACATCCTTGCTGAAGATCTGGAAGCTTTAGAAACCAGGTAACCCTTTCAAATGCAGCAGGGTGTTAAGGCTTGAATATCTAGTTTCCCAATTGGCTTAACCTTGTCTGAAcctgtgttgctgctgtttcctTTCTCACTTGATGCCTGGCTCCATGTTCCTGTGTCTTCCCATCAGTCAGCATTAACATGTGGTGGTATCATAAGTTGAGTCAACACCCTGATCCACCTGAGAACTGGCTGTTAACAAATTTTACTGCTCATCCCTGTCTCTCTGccacagaggcagcagcttgCCATCCTAGGCCACTTGCTTTACCTCTGTCAGCTTAGATTCCAAAATATCGGTCCCTGAGGCTTTACCTAAAATTGTAGTCATGCTTGCATGTTCAGTCATGCTTTGAAACTGCTCTTCTAGAGGATATGGCTACCCATACCTTGTGAATTCTGCAGTTCAAGAAGCAGACCAGATCTCTTCTGTGTTTACTTCTAATAGCAACAGACGGTTTTggtgactgttttttttttactgctgtccAGCTCAAACTGAGCACAAGACTAACATGAactaatttttgtgtgtgttcacACTTGTATGGCCCTagacttttttcctcagtgtcaCCTAGCTTGTCAATGCACAAGAGTAAATACTGGTCTCTTTAGAAGATTTCATATCTTAGACCAAAGCTTTAGTTAGCTGCCTTGTGGagtttgggtgggttttttaagcttatttgtgtgtgtgccaAAAACACCAAAGgtggaattcttttttttttttctttttttttgagaaaagtcATTATGTTTATGGGTCTTTCTTCTGAGACTGTAGGGGAAACAAGCTGTTTTCTCCATTTACTGCCaaacttttgttttctatatCACCCTCTCCTActcctctctgctctttttaatgtcttaaatCTAGATGCTGTATACTGCAGACTGTACTTCATGTAGTCTAGCTTATTAGAGAACACTAACCTCAGAAAATGCTGCATTCTGAAAATAAGGGCTACTTGAATGAAAGTAAGCACTGAAGAAATAAGATAACTATATACACATATTcctctttctgcagcagcatgaCTTGGAGAGTGGTGGGATTTGTGTCAGTTGACTGAAGTCTGCCGATTTCAGTAATTCGAGTGTGGTCTGAATCGAACTGTGTAATTGTATTTCTTACTCTCCTCCAACAGTGGGACTTCCTCTTTAATGGTAGTTGTTACTTCATTAACAATTCTTTGTCTGGCCAGCTTTAGAGATATAATGGGATAATACTGGTATTTAAAGTAGCTTTAAAAACCTGTAGCTGAGTTAAAGGGATAAAGGTGGTCAAAACAAGAATATTGAGGAGCTCTGGCAGGTCTGCCTGCCATGGTCTAATATGTTACTGATAGCAGCTGTCCATTCTCCCTGTGTTGGAAATCAACCGTCATACTATTTTGTCACACATGTGTGCACCTTTGCTGCTTGAGTGCAGATTTTGGCTGTTTCTTCAGGGGGCTTAAGCTAGGATGCTGAACTTCATCCTGCAGTGACTGAGATACCTGTGCTGATGCTGGTCAAGTTGAGGTCTTATGGTTGTAACTGTTATCTGTATCTATTCACAGAAGCCTGTCCTTACTGTTTTTGTGTTGTTAACTTTGGAGAACTAGTTCTAGAGCTTTAAAGAGGAGGTTTGTGTTTGTGGCAGAAAGCCaacttctaaagaaaaattttcctAAAGTTAAGTAActggaattaaaatattcaagatCTTTGAAATAATCTATTGTAAtgatataaataatattttttttttaaaaaaaagttattcttaATTCTTCATTTGTCTGAAATAACTGAATGTAGATTTTGAGCCGCTCTCACTTTTTGAAAAGGTGCTTTGCCCTAGGAATGATGTGGTGGTTCGTAACTGCGTTCCACTCTTCCTTCTTGATGGTTTATGGATAAAAGCATCTTCTCtctattccttttctttagtATTTCCTTCCAGATTTTTGCAGGTGGGATCCTGTTAAGACATGAGAGACTCAAAGTACCAGCACCAGACTATGGggttgtacttttttttttttttttgacttatCTGTGTCTTGCAGTCATAGACATCCTAGCTCTCTTTACTCAGCTGTATTTGTTTGGTGTGTACCTGTAAGAAGTTTGATTCTGAAATGGAATTACTTTATTCTTCTGATTCATACTTCCATTAGATATGTtgattatagaaaaaaaaatgcaggaaaaggGACTTTTAGTCTTAAAATTACTCCAGACAGGCTTGCATTAATTCAGCAGTTCTTTTACAGAACAACTCCTGTGTATGTGTGCACTTTGTAATGAACTCAAAATGTCTTGGTCTTTAAAaactcaagaaaagaaagtcttGCTGCTTGGCTCTTGCACGTAGTAGCTGTCCAAGACAGGAATCTGAAAGTACGGCTTTTTGGAAACGGGCACATTAGTAGACTCATGTCTAACATAGacctgacttttcttttttctcctctgttcttCCATACTCCTGTTCAGTAAGTGGCCTTTCAGAAACAATATCCAAAAAGAACCTGTGTCATTTTTCAGCAGTAGTTTTGAGTCTAGATGTCAAAGTTGCTTATACTCTTCTgaagagagtattttttttctgataaacaTTCTAACTCTCCTGTGAAGTCAGATTTGCTGTTCAGTGACTGTCCTGTGCCACTGCGTGGTTGGTGAAGTAAGGGCTGAACAGGGTAATCcaattccttcattttctgcagcttAATTTTGCAGTAAGTTTATCTCTGGCATTGGTGAATGCTTTCCTGCAAGCTTTAAAGTGTTCTGCAGAAGGTGTGTGGCAGGCTGTGAAGTGAATGTGTCTCAGATA of the Nyctibius grandis isolate bNycGra1 chromosome 3, bNycGra1.pri, whole genome shotgun sequence genome contains:
- the MTERF3 gene encoding transcription termination factor 3, mitochondrial codes for the protein MALWARQVSRWCCLLQAARAAELPRGLRGRSSTAQARRGFAPLALPPSRNEVLPWRLQAYRHVPVGSYSPRDSAKDGSFSSPECNLPSLVKQEQAKAETLPDLSAKTLYEDWDDIPPSSALEEISEEEAVQIIAEPLLPLQSSTLRDYVDHSETLAKLVHLGVDLSQVEKRQKAGQLLLTLDFEKDIRKILLFLKDVGVEDNQLGPFLTKNPYILAEDLEALETRVAYLKSKKFGKAEIAQMVSRAPYLLLFSVERLDNRLGFFKNELGLSVKKTKDLVIRLPRLLTGKLEPVKENLQVCQIELGFQRNEIQQIVFKTPKILTASKKRLKQTFDYLHNIMGIPHHMLTRFPQVFNSKLLRIRERHMFLTFLGRAQYDPTQPSYISLDQLVSLPDEVFCTEIAKASIQDFEKFLKTL